A section of the Mergibacter septicus genome encodes:
- a CDS encoding cytolethal distending toxin subunit B family protein, with protein MLHKAFTKSLLILLSCILLTQTASANLENYLITTWNLQGSGATSENKWSVSIRQLITGEGAADILMVQEAGSLPDTAVMTQRMVQPGGIPIHEYIWNLGSMSRPDNVYIYYSRVDVGANRVNLAIVSRQQAEEVIVIPPPTTVSRPIIGIRIGNDAFFTTHAIANRGSDSPAIVNAVFEYFNQHPTQRDTNWIIAGDFNRSPARLQSTLEPGVQRHVAILAPTAPTQQSGGVLDYAVVGNSNNFLGTALLASLLFGQVRSQLLSDHRPVGFFVP; from the coding sequence ATGTTACATAAAGCATTCACGAAAAGTTTATTGATACTTTTAAGCTGTATCTTGTTAACACAAACTGCTTCGGCTAACTTAGAAAATTATTTGATTACCACTTGGAACTTACAAGGCTCTGGTGCTACCAGTGAAAATAAATGGTCGGTCAGTATTCGCCAATTAATTACTGGGGAAGGTGCTGCCGATATTTTAATGGTTCAAGAAGCGGGAAGCCTGCCTGATACAGCAGTAATGACCCAACGAATGGTTCAACCTGGTGGTATTCCAATTCACGAGTATATCTGGAATCTAGGATCAATGTCTCGTCCTGATAATGTTTACATCTATTATTCACGTGTTGATGTCGGTGCAAATAGAGTAAATTTAGCGATTGTTAGTCGCCAGCAAGCAGAAGAAGTTATTGTTATACCACCACCAACAACAGTATCTCGCCCTATTATTGGCATTCGTATTGGTAATGATGCTTTTTTCACAACACACGCAATCGCTAACCGAGGATCTGATTCCCCAGCAATCGTAAATGCCGTTTTTGAGTATTTTAATCAACACCCAACACAACGGGATACTAATTGGATTATTGCCGGTGACTTTAATCGTTCTCCGGCAAGATTGCAAAGCACGTTAGAACCGGGTGTTCAACGCCATGTTGCGATTTTAGCCCCAACAGCCCCAACCCAACAAAGCGGTGGCGTATTAGATTATGCGGTAGTAGGAAATTCAAACAACTTCTTAGGCACTGCACTACTTGCCTCCCTGTTATTTGGACAAGTTCGTAGCCAATTACTTTCAGACCACCGCCCAGTTGGTTTCTTTGTACCCTAG
- the potC gene encoding spermidine/putrescine ABC transporter permease PotC, producing MARSLRNIFMFVVYAYLYIPIVILIVNSFNADRYGLTWKGFSLNWYGRLFNNDTLIQAAGHSVTIAFFSATMATLIGSLTAIALYRYRFKGKQFVSGMLFVVMMSPDIVMAVSLLSLFLIVGISLGFWSLLFSHVTFCLPYVVVAVFSRLKGFDIKMLEAARDLGASEVTILRKIIFPLALPAIISGWLLSFTISLDDVVVSSFVTGVSYEILPLKIFSLVKTGVTPEVNALASIMIVFSLSLVILSQLIGKKNN from the coding sequence ATGGCACGTTCTTTACGTAATATTTTTATGTTTGTGGTATATGCCTATCTATATATCCCGATTGTCATTTTAATTGTTAATTCTTTCAATGCAGATCGTTATGGCTTAACTTGGAAGGGGTTTAGTTTAAATTGGTATGGGCGTTTATTTAATAACGATACCCTTATTCAAGCAGCGGGGCATTCAGTTACCATTGCATTTTTTTCTGCCACAATGGCAACCTTAATTGGTAGTTTAACGGCAATTGCATTATATCGTTATCGTTTTAAGGGAAAACAATTTGTAAGTGGTATGCTTTTTGTTGTCATGATGTCTCCCGATATTGTGATGGCGGTATCGCTCCTTTCACTTTTCTTAATTGTAGGAATTTCTCTTGGTTTTTGGTCGTTACTCTTTTCGCATGTTACTTTCTGTTTACCTTATGTTGTGGTTGCCGTTTTCTCACGTTTGAAAGGTTTTGATATCAAAATGCTTGAAGCCGCCAGAGATTTAGGGGCTAGTGAAGTAACGATTTTACGCAAAATTATTTTTCCATTAGCATTACCTGCAATTATCTCTGGTTGGCTACTTAGCTTTACTATTTCACTTGATGATGTGGTTGTATCATCATTTGTAACGGGAGTAAGCTATGAAATTTTACCATTGAAAATTTTCTCTTTAGTAAAAACAGGTGTAACACCAGAAGTTAATGCACTTGCTTCAATAATGATTGTATTTTCATTAAGTTTAGTCATTCTTAGCCAGTTGATCGGTAAAAAGAATAACTAG
- a CDS encoding extracellular solute-binding protein, whose protein sequence is MKKFAALLLAGMMMTTLQTAHAEGDTVYLYTWTEYVPDGLLDDFTKETGIKVNVSSLESNETMYAKLKTLGNSAGYDVIAPSNYFVSKMAKEGMLMPLDHSKLPVMKDLDPNMLDKPYDKGNKYSLPQLLGAPEIAFNTDSYNAKQFNSWADLWKPEFKGKVQLLDDAREVFNIALLKLGKNPNTTDPAEIKQAYEELLKLRPNVLAFTSDNPANSFISGETEVGQLWNGSIRIAKKEGVPLDAIYPKEGPVLWVDTLAIPATAKNPDAAHKLINYLLSEKVAARLATEIGYPTSNLKAKALLPKEITEDPAIYPPAEVLQNSYWQDDVGDAIQYYENYYQKLKAAQ, encoded by the coding sequence ATGAAAAAATTTGCCGCTTTATTACTTGCGGGAATGATGATGACAACGTTACAAACAGCTCATGCAGAAGGAGATACTGTTTATCTTTACACTTGGACAGAATATGTGCCTGATGGTTTATTAGATGATTTTACGAAAGAAACGGGCATTAAAGTAAATGTTTCCAGTCTTGAGTCTAACGAAACAATGTATGCTAAATTAAAAACGTTAGGTAATAGTGCAGGTTATGATGTTATTGCACCATCTAATTACTTTGTATCAAAAATGGCAAAAGAAGGGATGTTAATGCCATTAGATCACAGTAAATTACCAGTAATGAAAGATCTTGACCCAAATATGTTGGATAAACCTTATGATAAAGGTAATAAATATTCTTTACCCCAACTGCTTGGTGCACCTGAGATTGCCTTTAATACAGATAGTTACAATGCAAAACAATTTAATTCATGGGCAGATTTATGGAAACCTGAATTTAAAGGAAAAGTACAATTACTTGATGATGCACGTGAAGTATTTAATATTGCTCTCTTAAAATTAGGTAAAAATCCTAATACCACCGATCCTGCTGAAATTAAGCAAGCTTATGAAGAATTATTAAAATTACGCCCAAATGTTTTAGCTTTCACATCAGATAATCCGGCTAATTCTTTTATTTCAGGTGAAACGGAAGTGGGACAACTTTGGAATGGATCAATCCGCATTGCAAAAAAAGAAGGTGTACCACTTGATGCGATCTATCCAAAAGAAGGCCCAGTATTATGGGTTGATACGCTTGCAATTCCAGCAACAGCGAAAAATCCTGATGCGGCACATAAATTAATTAACTATCTTTTAAGTGAAAAAGTGGCAGCACGTTTAGCAACTGAAATTGGCTATCCAACTTCAAATTTAAAGGCTAAAGCACTTTTACCAAAAGAAATCACAGAAGATCCAGCAATCTATCCGCCAGCAGAAGTATTACAAAATAGTTACTGGCAAGATGATGTCGGAGATGCGATTCAATATTATGAAAATTACTATCAGAAATTGAAAGCAGCACAATAA
- the potA gene encoding spermidine/putrescine ABC transporter ATP-binding protein PotA produces MEKPVPKKPIIELRSLTKAYDGKTIIENINLTINNGEFLTILGPSGCGKTTILRLIAGFEEVNGGQIILDGQDITQVPAEQRHINTVFQSYALFPHMTIFENVAFGLRMQKVAKEEIKPRVLEALRMVQLEDFADRKPTQLSGGQQQRVAIARAVVNKPKVLLLDESLSALDYKLRQTMQNELKALQRQLGITFIFVTHDQEEALTMSDRIIVLKKGNIEQDGTPREIYEEPTNLFVAKFIGEINIFDATVLHRIDEKRVRVVIEGRECDIATTLPVTADMVLKVLLRPEDVRIVEVHGNESAEGFIGYVRERNYKGMTLESTIELESGKKVLVSEFFNEDDPDVDHSLDQKVAVTWVESWEVVLKDEDDNS; encoded by the coding sequence GTGGAAAAGCCAGTGCCAAAAAAACCGATTATAGAGCTACGTTCGTTGACTAAAGCTTATGACGGTAAGACCATTATTGAAAATATTAATCTAACGATTAACAATGGTGAGTTTTTAACAATTTTAGGCCCTTCGGGTTGTGGTAAAACGACAATTTTACGTTTAATTGCAGGCTTTGAAGAAGTAAATGGCGGACAGATTATTTTAGATGGGCAGGATATTACTCAAGTTCCAGCCGAGCAACGCCATATTAATACTGTTTTCCAAAGTTATGCTCTTTTCCCTCATATGACCATTTTCGAAAATGTTGCTTTTGGATTGCGAATGCAAAAAGTAGCAAAAGAAGAAATTAAACCTCGTGTATTAGAGGCATTACGTATGGTGCAATTAGAAGATTTTGCCGATCGTAAGCCAACACAACTTTCGGGTGGACAACAACAACGTGTTGCTATTGCTCGAGCGGTTGTCAATAAACCTAAGGTTTTATTATTAGATGAATCCCTTTCTGCATTAGATTATAAATTACGCCAAACAATGCAGAATGAATTAAAAGCATTACAACGACAATTAGGTATTACCTTTATTTTTGTTACTCACGATCAAGAAGAAGCCTTAACAATGTCAGATCGAATTATCGTGCTGAAAAAAGGCAATATTGAGCAAGATGGTACACCACGAGAAATTTACGAAGAACCAACCAATCTTTTTGTCGCAAAATTTATTGGTGAGATTAACATTTTTGATGCAACGGTATTACATCGTATTGATGAAAAACGAGTGCGAGTAGTGATTGAAGGACGAGAATGTGATATTGCAACTACTTTACCAGTTACTGCTGATATGGTGTTGAAAGTATTGTTACGTCCTGAAGATGTTCGTATTGTTGAAGTACACGGCAATGAAAGTGCGGAAGGCTTTATAGGGTATGTGCGTGAACGTAACTATAAAGGTATGACCCTTGAATCAACAATTGAATTAGAAAGTGGCAAAAAAGTTTTGGTAAGTGAATTTTTTAATGAAGATGATCCTGATGTTGATCATTCACTTGATCAAAAAGTTGCCGTAACTTGGGTTGAAAGTTGGGAAGTGGTGTTAAAAGATGAAGATGACAACTCGTAA
- a CDS encoding RICIN domain-containing protein encodes MKKFSLIRPSFLLISILVITSCGSKIETQSVENQIDPTPPSEKVGVLLGAVPTPLPEKQVKATVKRRTPPTVSIMSPTSGIITVWALEEGNWLWGYSPYDSKNFGDSRNWRVIDNPNGSVTFRNKRTDTCMAAHGNGIIHRYCDPNNLDQQFDLVPLTNGAMLIKSASQSRCLRTDLFRKTTYMSLVFANCITEGQTTLDQQWFIAPPISQAYPR; translated from the coding sequence ATGAAAAAATTTTCTCTTATTCGCCCTTCTTTTTTACTCATTTCAATCTTAGTCATCACTAGTTGTGGGAGTAAAATAGAAACACAGTCTGTTGAAAATCAAATTGATCCCACCCCACCATCGGAAAAAGTCGGCGTATTATTAGGTGCTGTGCCGACTCCCCTACCAGAGAAGCAAGTAAAAGCCACAGTAAAACGAAGAACCCCACCGACAGTAAGTATTATGAGTCCAACCTCAGGCATCATCACCGTATGGGCATTAGAAGAAGGTAACTGGTTATGGGGCTATTCCCCTTATGACTCAAAAAACTTTGGTGATTCTCGTAATTGGAGAGTCATTGATAATCCAAATGGTTCTGTTACCTTCCGTAACAAACGTACGGATACCTGTATGGCGGCTCACGGTAACGGGATTATTCATCGCTATTGTGATCCCAATAATTTAGATCAGCAATTTGACTTAGTCCCACTAACAAATGGTGCAATGCTAATAAAAAGTGCTTCACAATCACGCTGTTTACGCACAGATTTATTCCGTAAAACAACCTATATGTCCTTAGTCTTTGCAAATTGCATCACAGAAGGTCAAACAACCCTAGACCAGCAATGGTTTATCGCACCACCCATTTCACAAGCTTATCCACGTTAG
- the fabD gene encoding ACP S-malonyltransferase: MKKFAMVFPGQGSQAIGMLAELAQEFSIVEETFAQASDVLGYDLWQLVQSGEAAELNQTWRTQPALLAASVSIYRVWQQQYPTLVPTIMAGHSLGEYSALVCAGVLDFQDAVRLVELRGKLMQKAVPEGTGTMYAIIGLDNQSIMDACKAAEQGEVVSAVNFNSPGQVVIAGTKAAVERAAVLCKEAGAKRVLPLAVSVPSHCALMKPAADQLAIALESTTLKEPKIPVINNVDVKTENSVEAVRSALVRQLYSPVRWTETVEKMANNGITTLFEIGPNKVLTGLTKRIVADLQAQAVNDPSSLAKVTSLLED; the protein is encoded by the coding sequence ATGAAAAAATTTGCAATGGTATTTCCGGGACAGGGTTCGCAAGCGATAGGTATGCTAGCAGAATTAGCTCAGGAATTTTCAATTGTTGAGGAGACTTTTGCACAAGCTTCCGATGTTCTTGGGTATGATTTATGGCAGTTAGTGCAAAGTGGAGAAGCGGCGGAGTTAAACCAAACTTGGCGGACTCAACCTGCATTGCTTGCTGCCTCTGTTTCAATTTATCGAGTTTGGCAACAGCAATACCCAACATTAGTACCAACTATCATGGCTGGACATAGTTTAGGTGAATATTCTGCTTTAGTGTGTGCTGGGGTGTTAGATTTTCAAGATGCAGTTCGCTTGGTTGAATTGCGTGGTAAATTAATGCAGAAAGCCGTGCCTGAAGGTACAGGTACGATGTATGCCATTATTGGCTTAGATAACCAGAGTATTATGGATGCTTGTAAAGCGGCGGAACAAGGTGAAGTAGTATCTGCAGTAAACTTTAATTCACCGGGACAAGTTGTGATTGCAGGTACAAAAGCAGCGGTGGAACGTGCGGCAGTTTTATGTAAAGAAGCAGGTGCAAAACGCGTATTGCCTTTAGCTGTAAGTGTACCTTCTCATTGTGCTTTGATGAAACCAGCGGCAGATCAACTCGCAATAGCTTTGGAATCTACCACATTAAAAGAACCAAAAATACCAGTGATAAATAATGTTGATGTTAAAACTGAAAATTCTGTGGAAGCTGTGCGAAGTGCATTAGTACGTCAATTATACAGCCCTGTTCGTTGGACAGAAACTGTTGAAAAAATGGCAAATAATGGCATAACGACTTTATTTGAAATTGGACCGAATAAAGTATTAACAGGTTTAACAAAACGGATTGTTGCTGATTTACAAGCTCAAGCTGTCAATGATCCTAGCTCTTTAGCGAAAGTCACAAGTTTATTGGAAGACTAA
- the acpP gene encoding acyl carrier protein: MSIEDRVKKIIVEQLGVKEDEVKPESSFVEDLGADSLDTVELVMALEEEFDIEIPDEEAEKITTVQSAIDYVQNHQ; encoded by the coding sequence ATGAGTATTGAAGATCGCGTAAAAAAAATTATCGTTGAACAGTTAGGTGTTAAAGAAGATGAAGTAAAACCAGAATCTTCTTTTGTAGAAGATTTAGGTGCTGATTCTTTAGATACAGTAGAATTAGTGATGGCTTTAGAAGAAGAATTTGATATTGAAATTCCTGATGAAGAAGCTGAAAAAATCACTACTGTTCAATCAGCGATTGATTATGTTCAAAACCATCAATAA
- a CDS encoding RICIN domain-containing protein yields MQKIIGLFIALFSLVCHYAFAANKQDILLIDDSVQFNPAISLRSLETGVPLSNQQYQDNRQFVWHIEEIDAKKTPFKLSHGLSQFKALGFDHCLYTFKTRLIVSHCDPLDSNTLWALLPTDTGALQIESIGSGKCLTAGNSYSDFRLGDCVKNQNTSISVKNLWFLAPPFTPAKISPAFAPNSPEN; encoded by the coding sequence ATGCAAAAAATTATAGGCTTATTTATCGCATTGTTTAGTCTAGTTTGCCATTATGCTTTCGCAGCAAACAAACAAGATATACTCTTAATTGATGACAGTGTGCAATTTAACCCAGCTATTTCATTACGTAGCTTAGAAACAGGCGTACCTCTGAGTAATCAACAATACCAAGATAACCGACAATTTGTCTGGCATATTGAAGAAATTGATGCAAAGAAAACTCCTTTTAAGCTATCTCACGGTTTAAGCCAATTTAAAGCGCTCGGTTTTGATCATTGCCTTTATACATTTAAAACCCGATTAATCGTCAGCCACTGCGATCCGCTAGATAGTAATACCTTATGGGCATTATTACCAACCGATACAGGGGCATTACAAATTGAATCAATTGGAAGCGGAAAATGCTTAACTGCGGGAAATAGCTATTCTGATTTTCGTTTAGGTGACTGTGTAAAAAATCAAAACACAAGTATTAGTGTCAAAAATTTGTGGTTCTTAGCACCACCTTTTACACCAGCAAAAATTTCTCCCGCTTTTGCTCCAAATAGCCCAGAAAATTAA
- the fabG gene encoding 3-oxoacyl-ACP reductase FabG produces the protein MKKIALVTGASRGIGKAIAQELVAKGMMVIGTATSEKGAEAISAYLGENGKGLVLNVTSVESIDATLAQIKAEFGDIDVLVNNAGITRDNLMMRMKEEDWDIILQTNLTSVFHLSKAMLRSMMKKRFGRIITIGSVVGSMGNAGQANYCAAKAGLIGFSKALAKEVASRGITVNVVAPGFIATDMTESLTDEQKAVTLAQVPAGRLGEPAEIAKAVAFLASDDASYITGETLHVNGGMYMN, from the coding sequence ATGAAAAAAATTGCATTAGTGACTGGTGCTAGTCGTGGGATTGGAAAAGCGATAGCTCAAGAATTAGTTGCAAAAGGTATGATGGTTATTGGTACAGCAACATCAGAGAAAGGTGCTGAAGCCATTTCAGCTTATTTAGGTGAGAATGGGAAAGGATTAGTCCTAAATGTTACTTCTGTTGAATCGATTGATGCGACATTAGCTCAGATTAAAGCTGAATTTGGTGATATTGATGTATTAGTGAATAATGCTGGTATTACACGTGATAATTTAATGATGCGAATGAAAGAAGAAGATTGGGATATTATTTTGCAGACGAATCTAACTTCTGTATTTCATTTATCCAAAGCAATGTTACGCAGTATGATGAAAAAACGTTTTGGGCGGATTATTACCATCGGATCAGTAGTAGGTTCAATGGGAAATGCAGGACAGGCAAACTACTGTGCAGCTAAAGCGGGATTGATTGGTTTTTCAAAAGCACTTGCAAAAGAAGTAGCTTCACGTGGGATTACTGTTAATGTTGTTGCACCTGGATTTATTGCAACAGATATGACAGAGTCTCTAACTGATGAACAAAAGGCAGTGACTTTAGCACAAGTACCAGCAGGGCGTTTGGGAGAACCCGCAGAGATAGCCAAAGCAGTTGCTTTTTTAGCATCTGATGATGCAAGTTATATCACTGGGGAAACCTTACATGTAAATGGTGGTATGTATATGAATTAA
- the potB gene encoding spermidine/putrescine ABC transporter permease PotB codes for MKMTTRKFQNFTVAVIFAWLIFFILIPNLLVLGTSFLTRDSSNLIEFTFSLESYKRLIEPLYAQVFWNSLYMAGLATLFCLLIGYPFAFMIAKMKAKYRPIMLFLVILPFWTNSLIRIYGLKIFLGVRGILNSSLLWLGVIDKPIRILNTEVAVIIGLVYILLPFMILPLYSAIEKLDYRLLEAAKDLGANALQRFIKIIIPLTMPGIIAGCLLVLLPAMGMFYVADLLGGAKVLLVGNVIKSEFLISRNWPFGSSISVTLTILMALLIFVYYRAGKLLNKKSELE; via the coding sequence ATGAAGATGACAACTCGTAAGTTTCAGAACTTTACTGTTGCTGTTATCTTTGCTTGGTTAATCTTTTTTATTCTAATTCCAAATTTACTGGTATTAGGTACAAGTTTTTTGACCCGAGATAGTAGCAATTTAATTGAATTTACCTTTTCACTTGAGAGCTATAAACGCTTAATTGAACCGCTTTACGCTCAAGTGTTTTGGAATTCACTTTATATGGCAGGTCTGGCAACTTTGTTTTGCTTATTAATTGGCTATCCCTTTGCATTTATGATTGCCAAAATGAAAGCAAAATATCGTCCAATAATGCTTTTTTTGGTGATTTTGCCATTTTGGACCAACTCTTTAATTCGCATCTATGGTTTAAAAATCTTTTTAGGAGTTCGTGGTATTCTTAACTCCAGCTTACTCTGGTTGGGTGTGATTGATAAACCAATCCGTATCTTAAATACGGAAGTGGCTGTTATAATTGGCTTAGTCTATATTTTATTACCATTTATGATTTTACCGCTCTATTCTGCAATTGAGAAACTAGATTATCGTTTGCTTGAGGCAGCAAAAGATTTAGGTGCAAATGCACTGCAACGTTTTATTAAAATCATTATTCCACTCACTATGCCGGGCATTATAGCAGGATGCTTATTAGTATTATTACCTGCAATGGGAATGTTTTATGTTGCCGATCTACTCGGTGGTGCGAAAGTTTTATTAGTTGGTAATGTCATTAAAAGTGAGTTTTTAATTTCACGCAACTGGCCATTTGGTTCAAGTATCAGTGTTACTTTAACCATTTTAATGGCATTGCTAATTTTTGTTTATTATCGAGCAGGAAAGCTGCTTAATAAAAAATCGGAGTTGGAGTAA